The nucleotide sequence TACTGTAAGTGTAATAACCTGGTTTGAGTTAGCTCCAATCTGGAATACCATACCCTTTGCAGAACCAGTTAAAAGATTTTTAGTATTAAACTGGGTAGTACTTGCTATTCTGTTTATTTCGTTTTGAAGCTGTGTAACTTCCTTTTGAATTTGACCCCTATCAACTGTTACATTAGTATCATTTGCCGCCTGTACAGTAAGTTGTCTCATTCTTTGAAGGATTGCACTCGTTTCATTTAAAGCACCTTCAGCTGTTTGAATAAGTGATATTCCATCTTGTGAATTAGTAGATGCCTGATTAAGACCATTTATCTGACCTCTCATTTTTTCGGATATTGCTAGTCCTGCTGCATCATCTGATGCACTATTAATCCTAAGACCAGAAGACAATTTCTGCATTGCCTTCGATGCAT is from Clostridium fermenticellae and encodes:
- a CDS encoding flagellin; protein product: MIINHNLMANNALRNMNINSNNASKAMQKLSSGLRINSASDDAAGLAISEKMRGQINGLNQASTNSQDGISLIQTAEGALNETSAILQRMRQLTVQAANDTNVTVDRGQIQKEVTQLQNEINRIASTTQFNTKNLLTGSAKGMVFQIGANSNQVITLTVATMNAKALSVDSSKVVISGKKASEISAMITTIDNAINSVSGERAHLGAYQNRLEHTINNLGVASENLTTAESRIRDVDMASEMSDYSKENILSQAAQAMLAQANQQPQQVLQLLR